From Syntrophorhabdaceae bacterium:
CTCTTGGAGTTTCATACATACTTCGTAGCCATTCATCTCAGGCATCATAACATCGAGTATCACAAGGTCTGGTTTAAGGTTCTTTGCTATCCTTAGGGCCTCTTTTCCGCTTACGGCAGTCAACACCTCATAGCCGCTACCCACAAGCATTTGTTCTAAAAGACGCCTTATATCAGGGTCATCATCTATGCTAAGTATTAAGGGCTTTATTTTTTCAGCCATAGACTATCTGCACCTTCTTGATATAATCTTCTAAATCTTCCAGGAGTTTTTTAATGGCTGTATCATCATGTTCCTTTGCTGACAGCTCTATAGACCTTCCTATATCTGTTATGGCATCAAAGCCATACCCTCCCCCTGAACCCTTCATACTGTGTCCCAGGATCCTTATTGTCTCGTAATCCCCCTTTGCAAGGGCATCTTTTATCTTTCTTATATCACTGTATCTATTTTCTATATAGCCCGGTATAAGGTCTTCAAGATCAGGATCAATATGGACTATAATCCTATCATCATCCATGATCATTTTTATACCTCCTTATTTAAGTCCCTGTTATGGGGAGCACAACAGCATTGTCAAAACTAACCTTTGAATTGCTCCAGCTTCTCAATCCTGCCATACCTGCCTCAAAGGTGGTATCGGTAAAATTCATTATTGTTTGACCATCTATCTTAATTAAATGGTTACTACCTTGAACTGTTATGCTGATCTCGTGAGACTGGTTGTATATGGGAAATCCCTGAGGCATATTTACAGATTGGAATGGACTTTGTTCGGCACCGTTTATCACCTTTCGAACAATGAATTTGTTTCCAATCCCTGGGTCATATTGGAATATATATCCTGTTATATTTGGATTTCCATCTGTCCTATAATATACACCATATCCATTGCCCCTTGTTAATGTGGCATTCACGTTGAC
This genomic window contains:
- a CDS encoding Hpt domain-containing protein gives rise to the protein MIMDDDRIIVHIDPDLEDLIPGYIENRYSDIRKIKDALAKGDYETIRILGHSMKGSGGGYGFDAITDIGRSIELSAKEHDDTAIKKLLEDLEDYIKKVQIVYG